The following are encoded in a window of Saccharothrix longispora genomic DNA:
- a CDS encoding zinc-dependent alcohol dehydrogenase family protein — protein MRGVVLHAPGDVRVEDREEPRITAPTDAVIRLTATCVCGSDLWPYRGIEEVDGPAPMGHEYVGVVEEVGGDVRNVRPGQFVVGSFFASDNTCEICRAGYQSSCVHRVPVGSLGAQAQYLRVPLADGTLVATPGMPDDDLVPSLLAASDVLGTGWFAAVAAEVGPGRTAAVVGDGAVGLLGVLAAARLGAERIIAMSRHEPRQRLAREFGATDVVTERGDEGVARVKDLTGGLGAHSVIEAVGTQQSMMQAIRSTRPGGHVGYVGVTHDVALPGMELFSSHVHLHGGPAPVRRFLPELVDLVLDRRIDPGKVFDLTLPLDRAAEGYAAMDERRAVKTLLTP, from the coding sequence GTGCGTGGTGTCGTGCTGCACGCCCCCGGCGACGTCAGGGTGGAGGACCGCGAGGAGCCGCGGATCACCGCCCCGACGGACGCGGTCATCCGGCTGACCGCGACGTGCGTCTGCGGGTCGGACCTGTGGCCCTACCGGGGGATCGAGGAGGTCGACGGGCCCGCGCCCATGGGGCACGAGTACGTCGGCGTCGTCGAGGAGGTCGGCGGCGACGTGCGGAACGTGCGGCCGGGGCAGTTCGTCGTCGGGTCGTTCTTCGCCTCGGACAACACCTGCGAGATCTGCCGGGCGGGCTACCAGAGCTCCTGCGTGCACCGGGTGCCCGTGGGCTCCCTCGGCGCCCAGGCGCAGTACCTGCGGGTGCCCCTGGCCGACGGCACCCTGGTCGCCACCCCCGGGATGCCCGACGACGACCTGGTGCCGTCGCTGCTGGCCGCCTCCGACGTGCTCGGCACGGGCTGGTTCGCCGCGGTGGCGGCCGAGGTCGGTCCCGGCAGGACCGCGGCCGTGGTCGGCGACGGCGCGGTGGGCCTGCTCGGCGTGCTGGCGGCCGCCCGGCTCGGCGCGGAGCGGATCATCGCGATGAGCCGCCACGAGCCCCGGCAGCGGCTCGCCCGGGAGTTCGGGGCCACCGACGTCGTCACCGAGCGCGGCGACGAGGGCGTGGCGCGGGTCAAGGACCTCACCGGCGGGCTCGGCGCGCACTCGGTCATCGAGGCCGTCGGTACGCAGCAGTCGATGATGCAGGCCATCCGCTCGACCCGGCCCGGCGGGCACGTCGGCTACGTCGGCGTCACCCACGACGTCGCCCTGCCCGGCATGGAGCTGTTCTCCTCCCACGTCCACCTGCACGGCGGCCCCGCGCCCGTGCGCCGCTTCCTGCCCGAACTGGTCGACCTGGTCCTGGACCGGCGGATCGACCCCGGGAAGGTCTTCGACCTCACCCTCCCGCTCGACCGGGCCGCCGAGGGCTACGCGGCGATGGACGAGCGCCGCGCCGTCAAGACCCTGCTCACCCCGTGA
- a CDS encoding SDR family NAD(P)-dependent oxidoreductase, producing MTILPPDASRADDPDRTALTARVLPRRPPAADGRTALVDHSRGHRRRWSYAELVTAVVNLAAHLRDHGVREGDAVAVLAENSAEFVIAYHGVLAAGGVVLPLEPRGREEDWIAAATGRRARFAVVEAALWPYPPLPPSRVVHIGPAEHGAARWDDVIAGPRRTVPPVSGGDQPAVLMSSSGTQGRPKTVVVTHRNLVAGLALIDRVHRLREGEAVVAVGPLRHVYGMQMAMNAALCAGSPLVIGPARFEVTAFAALLAAERVAVAYLVPSVVAELGALPAPPPLPDLRMVVSGGAPLPTAAATAFTRAHGLPVVQGFGMTEAGCVSFTPDGERAPAGTVGVVLPGTEARFVDPGTGLDVPHGEAGELWLRGPQVAAGHLAPDTGDLVPLCDAQGWFRTGDLAAPDAGWLRITGRIKSMIKYKGHRIAPAELEDVLTGYPAVRAALVVGEPDPAAGELPKAYVVADQDVPLHDLAAFVAAKVPPHKRVRLVERVHEIPRSATGKPVRPPASRVIITGGGRGLGREFALALADAGMSVLVVGRDRVALEGTVELAADARGDVEVAVADVTDPAAVAAAFGPADVLVANAGVPGPLGPMWTVDADDWWHTQEVNLRGTHTTVRAVVPGMVDAGHGRVVTVVSRAGKRRWPHAGAYSVSKAALISYTANLDGELRGTGVTAVAFDPGLLDTGITRAHLDRGHVGDPWADKILDFTLRAREEGGFTPVEDAARALVRIATGSADHLAGRYVTVDDVETGAAGRRRADRGAPPSA from the coding sequence ATGACGATCCTCCCGCCCGACGCGTCCCGGGCCGACGACCCGGACCGCACCGCGCTGACCGCCCGGGTCCTGCCGCGTCGCCCACCCGCGGCGGACGGCCGGACCGCGCTGGTCGACCACTCCCGCGGCCACCGACGTCGCTGGTCGTACGCCGAGCTGGTCACGGCGGTGGTGAACCTGGCCGCGCACCTGCGCGACCACGGCGTCCGCGAGGGCGACGCGGTCGCCGTGCTGGCGGAGAACAGCGCCGAGTTCGTCATCGCCTACCACGGTGTGCTGGCGGCGGGTGGGGTCGTGCTCCCGCTGGAACCGCGCGGCCGGGAGGAGGACTGGATCGCCGCGGCGACCGGCAGGCGGGCGCGGTTCGCCGTGGTCGAGGCGGCGCTGTGGCCCTACCCGCCGCTTCCACCGAGCCGAGTGGTCCACATCGGACCGGCGGAGCACGGCGCGGCGCGGTGGGACGACGTGATCGCGGGCCCGCGCCGCACCGTGCCCCCGGTGTCGGGCGGCGACCAGCCCGCCGTGCTCATGTCGTCCAGCGGAACGCAGGGCCGGCCGAAGACGGTGGTGGTGACCCACCGCAACCTGGTCGCGGGGCTCGCCCTGATCGACCGGGTCCACCGCCTGCGCGAGGGCGAGGCGGTCGTGGCCGTGGGGCCGCTGCGCCACGTCTACGGGATGCAGATGGCGATGAACGCGGCCCTGTGCGCGGGCAGCCCGCTCGTGATCGGGCCGGCGCGGTTCGAGGTGACCGCGTTCGCCGCCCTGCTGGCCGCCGAACGCGTCGCGGTCGCCTACCTGGTGCCCAGCGTCGTCGCCGAACTGGGCGCGCTGCCCGCCCCGCCGCCGCTGCCCGACCTGCGGATGGTCGTCTCCGGCGGCGCGCCCCTGCCGACGGCCGCCGCGACGGCATTCACCCGGGCGCACGGCCTGCCGGTGGTGCAGGGGTTCGGCATGACCGAGGCCGGGTGCGTCTCCTTCACCCCCGACGGCGAGCGCGCCCCGGCCGGGACGGTCGGCGTGGTGCTGCCGGGCACCGAGGCCCGTTTCGTCGATCCGGGGACCGGCCTGGACGTGCCCCACGGGGAAGCGGGTGAGCTGTGGCTGAGGGGCCCGCAGGTCGCGGCCGGCCACCTCGCGCCGGACACCGGCGACCTCGTGCCGCTGTGCGACGCCCAGGGCTGGTTCCGCACCGGCGACCTCGCCGCGCCGGACGCCGGGTGGTTGCGGATCACCGGCCGGATCAAGTCGATGATCAAGTACAAGGGCCACCGGATCGCACCCGCCGAACTGGAGGACGTGCTGACCGGGTACCCCGCCGTGCGCGCCGCCCTGGTCGTCGGCGAACCCGACCCGGCCGCCGGCGAGCTGCCCAAGGCGTACGTCGTCGCGGACCAGGACGTGCCGCTGCACGACCTCGCCGCGTTCGTCGCCGCGAAGGTGCCCCCGCACAAGCGCGTCCGGCTCGTGGAACGCGTCCACGAGATCCCGCGCTCGGCCACCGGCAAACCCGTCCGGCCACCGGCGTCGCGCGTCATCATCACCGGCGGCGGGCGCGGTCTGGGCCGGGAGTTCGCCCTGGCCCTGGCCGACGCCGGGATGTCCGTGCTCGTCGTCGGCCGCGACCGGGTCGCCCTGGAGGGGACCGTGGAACTGGCCGCCGACGCGCGGGGCGACGTCGAGGTCGCGGTGGCCGACGTGACCGACCCCGCCGCGGTGGCCGCCGCCTTCGGACCCGCCGACGTCCTGGTGGCCAACGCGGGCGTCCCCGGACCGCTCGGACCGATGTGGACGGTCGACGCGGACGACTGGTGGCACACCCAGGAGGTCAACCTGCGCGGCACCCACACCACCGTGCGGGCCGTCGTGCCCGGCATGGTCGACGCCGGCCACGGGCGGGTCGTCACCGTCGTCAGCCGGGCGGGGAAGCGGCGCTGGCCGCACGCGGGCGCCTACTCGGTGTCCAAGGCCGCGCTCATCTCCTACACCGCCAACCTCGACGGCGAGCTGCGTGGAACCGGCGTGACCGCCGTCGCGTTCGACCCCGGCCTGCTCGACACCGGCATCACCCGCGCCCACCTCGACCGCGGCCACGTCGGCGACCCGTGGGCGGACAAGATCCTCGACTTCACCCTCCGCGCACGCGAGGAAGGCGGCTTCACCCCCGTCGAGGACGCCGCCCGCGCGCTCGTCCGCATCGCCACCGGCTCCGCCGACCACCTCGCCGGGCGCTACGTCACCGTCGACGACGTCGAAACCGGTGCGGCCGGCCGTCGACGTGCCGACCGGGGAGCGCCGCCGTCGGCCTGA